One region of Acidovorax sp. T1 genomic DNA includes:
- a CDS encoding SMP-30/gluconolactonase/LRE family protein, producing MPLQALPLPPSELGESPFWHPLEQRLYWCDIAGFAVNAWEPGTGRRWQWKMPSEPGCCAPSVDGKIVIGLRDGLYHLDCTTGALACLATLPADAHDTRLLRLNDGKCDTAGRFWAGSMITPRTHAGAALWRLDCTTDHCAIDRMAGDNFTANGLAFSPDNRWMYWSNTPEHRIDRFAFDAATGRISDRQPWVRFAPKVAGEPYGGRPDGASVDVDGNYWVAMYEGASILQLSAAGEVLQRIPTQVQCPTMVCFGDDDLRTLYITSARAGRPASECEAAVPAGSLLRMRVDIPGLPVNFFRTR from the coding sequence ATGCCCTTGCAAGCGCTCCCGTTGCCGCCCTCGGAGCTGGGCGAATCACCCTTCTGGCACCCGCTGGAGCAGCGCCTTTATTGGTGCGACATTGCAGGCTTTGCCGTGAACGCATGGGAGCCGGGCACCGGCCGCCGCTGGCAATGGAAGATGCCGTCGGAGCCCGGATGCTGCGCACCATCGGTCGATGGAAAAATAGTAATCGGGTTACGCGACGGGTTGTATCACCTGGACTGCACGACCGGCGCCCTGGCTTGCCTGGCCACCCTGCCGGCCGACGCGCACGACACCCGCCTGCTGCGCCTGAACGATGGCAAATGCGACACTGCCGGCCGGTTCTGGGCCGGCTCCATGATCACGCCGCGCACGCACGCGGGTGCCGCCCTGTGGCGCCTGGACTGCACCACGGACCACTGCGCCATCGACCGCATGGCGGGTGACAATTTCACGGCCAATGGCCTGGCCTTCAGCCCCGACAACCGCTGGATGTATTGGTCCAACACGCCCGAACACCGCATTGACCGCTTTGCGTTCGACGCTGCCACGGGGCGCATCAGCGATCGGCAACCCTGGGTCCGCTTCGCCCCCAAGGTTGCGGGCGAACCCTATGGTGGCCGCCCCGATGGCGCCAGCGTGGATGTGGACGGCAACTACTGGGTGGCCATGTATGAAGGGGCCAGCATTCTTCAGCTGTCGGCTGCGGGCGAGGTGCTGCAACGCATCCCCACACAGGTGCAATGCCCCACCATGGTGTGCTTTGGCGACGACGATCTGCGCACGCTCTACATCACCTCGGCGCGCGCCGGGCGGCCGGCCAGCGAATGCGAGGCCGCCGTTCCCGCAGGCAGCCTGCTGCGCATGCGGGTGGACATTCCGGGTCTGCCGGTGAACTTTTTTCGGACCCGCTGA
- the pgi gene encoding glucose-6-phosphate isomerase, with protein sequence MDMSEFLRCDQTPQWSLLKAHFSAQGARLDLRQAFAEDTGRFEHFSQVAPHLFADLSKNLWDPTTEVLLMDMARSCGLEQHRDAMLHGEPINTTEGRAVLHTLLRRPPGQVLPGDLPGVAESLVEVHSTLDAMLAFADRMRADEGITDVVNIGIGGSDLGPHMAVLALDAYRAPGKRFHFVSNADGHELAGVLRLLRPQSTLFLVASKTFTTAETMTNARSCLAWFAQQGGTDVARHFVALTAQPDAAKALGITRSFGFWDWVGGRYSLWSSIGLALAISIGAAGFRGLLAGGHAMDEHFRTAPLAANLPVRLGLLDVWYRNFHGFTSRCVAPYHAGLRRWSAYLQQLEMESNGKRVAASGEALAYATSPVLWGEPGTNGQHAFFQMLHQGSDVLPLEIVAVRQPAHSLVGHHDQVLANALAQVQALMVGKASDDGHRHFPGNRPSTFLLLESLTPESLGALIALQEHRVFVSGALWGINSFDQWGVELGKVLARDLQQRLASGDVSGLDSSTAGLLQRLRG encoded by the coding sequence ATGGACATGTCCGAGTTTCTTCGTTGTGATCAGACGCCCCAGTGGTCCTTGTTGAAGGCCCATTTTTCAGCGCAGGGTGCGCGTCTTGATCTGCGCCAGGCTTTTGCCGAGGACACCGGGCGTTTTGAACATTTCAGCCAGGTGGCACCCCACCTGTTTGCCGATCTTTCCAAGAACCTCTGGGACCCGACCACCGAGGTACTGCTGATGGACATGGCGCGCTCGTGCGGGCTGGAGCAGCACCGCGACGCCATGCTGCACGGCGAGCCCATCAACACCACCGAGGGCCGTGCGGTATTGCACACCCTGCTGCGGCGTCCGCCAGGGCAGGTGCTGCCGGGTGATCTGCCCGGAGTGGCCGAGAGCCTGGTCGAGGTGCACTCCACGCTGGACGCCATGCTGGCTTTTGCCGACCGCATGCGCGCTGACGAGGGCATCACCGACGTGGTGAACATCGGCATCGGCGGCTCGGACCTGGGGCCGCACATGGCCGTACTGGCGCTGGATGCCTACCGCGCGCCGGGCAAGCGGTTTCACTTCGTTTCCAACGCCGATGGCCACGAGCTGGCGGGCGTGCTGCGGCTGCTGCGGCCGCAAAGCACCTTGTTCCTGGTGGCCTCCAAAACCTTCACCACGGCAGAAACCATGACCAACGCACGTTCGTGCCTGGCCTGGTTTGCCCAGCAGGGTGGCACGGATGTGGCGCGCCATTTTGTGGCGCTCACGGCCCAGCCGGATGCCGCAAAGGCACTGGGCATCACCCGGTCGTTTGGTTTCTGGGACTGGGTGGGTGGGCGCTATTCGCTGTGGTCGTCCATTGGCCTGGCGCTGGCCATCTCGATCGGCGCCGCCGGTTTTCGCGGGCTGCTGGCGGGTGGGCATGCCATGGACGAGCACTTTCGCACCGCACCGCTGGCGGCGAATTTGCCCGTGCGCCTGGGCTTGCTCGATGTTTGGTATCGCAATTTCCATGGCTTTACGAGCCGTTGTGTGGCGCCGTACCACGCCGGGCTGCGGCGCTGGTCGGCCTATCTGCAGCAGCTCGAAATGGAGAGCAATGGCAAGCGCGTGGCCGCCAGTGGCGAGGCCCTGGCCTATGCCACGTCGCCCGTGCTGTGGGGCGAGCCGGGAACCAACGGGCAGCATGCGTTCTTTCAGATGCTGCACCAGGGCTCGGATGTGCTGCCGCTGGAAATCGTGGCGGTGCGCCAACCGGCGCACTCGCTTGTCGGCCACCATGATCAGGTGCTCGCCAATGCCCTGGCACAGGTGCAGGCGCTGATGGTGGGCAAGGCCAGCGACGATGGGCATCGGCATTTCCCGGGCAACCGGCCCAGCACCTTTTTGCTGCTGGAGTCCCTGACGCCCGAGTCGCTGGGGGCGCTCATCGCCTTGCAGGAGCACCGCGTGTTTGTCAGCGGCGCCCTGTGGGGCATCAACAGCTTCGACCAGTGGGGCGTGGAGCTGGGCAAGGTGCTGGCGCGCGACCTGCAGCAGCGGCTGGCCAGCGGCGATGTATCCGGGCTCGATTCATCCACGGCAGGCTTGCTGCAACGCCTGCGCGGCTGA
- the zwf gene encoding glucose-6-phosphate dehydrogenase, giving the protein MSFDLVLFGGTGDLAWRKLLPALFQAFRHGTLPEGGRIISVARDDLTDDQYRSRIQMRFDDVELAKRPTPQEFSRFAALLHHLRMDLSQPQDYGRLADMIKARNADSLVMYVATAPSLFTTVCEQIAAVGLNGPATRVVLEKPLGHDLQSNRAINEALRHVLRENQVFRIDHYLGKPSVQNLFAMRFGNALFEPLWRRETIANIQITIAEELGVETRGAFYDQTGALRDMVQNHALQLLCAIGMEPPINASANAIRDEKLKVLQSLKPWSPDTIGQHVVRGQYAAGTRQGQAVAGYLQESGVAPGSTTETFVALRTEISNWRWAGVPFFIRTGKRLAGRNAHIVVNFRPVPHPIFKTPAGAANRLVINLQPKDGLELHLLAQGAAQHQTEPALAPVHLNLDFDQRFGTERVGAYERLLLDVIAGRLNLFVRSDEQEEAWRWVEPILAHWRTDPHGPRPYAAGSWGPSAASAMIARDGFCWSEEV; this is encoded by the coding sequence ATGAGTTTTGACCTCGTCCTGTTTGGCGGCACCGGCGACCTCGCCTGGCGCAAACTCCTGCCCGCGCTGTTCCAGGCCTTTCGGCACGGCACGCTGCCCGAAGGTGGCCGCATTATCAGCGTGGCGCGGGACGATCTTACCGACGATCAATACCGCAGCCGAATCCAGATGCGCTTTGACGATGTCGAGTTGGCCAAACGCCCGACACCTCAGGAGTTTTCGCGCTTCGCGGCGCTGCTGCACCACCTTCGCATGGACCTGTCGCAACCGCAGGATTATGGGCGGCTGGCCGACATGATCAAGGCCCGCAATGCCGACTCGCTGGTGATGTATGTCGCCACGGCGCCCAGTCTTTTCACGACCGTCTGCGAGCAGATCGCGGCCGTCGGACTGAACGGCCCCGCCACCCGCGTGGTGCTCGAAAAACCCCTGGGCCATGACCTGCAATCGAACCGCGCCATCAACGAGGCGCTGCGGCACGTGCTGCGGGAAAACCAGGTGTTTCGCATCGACCACTACCTGGGCAAGCCATCGGTGCAGAACCTCTTTGCCATGCGCTTTGGCAATGCGCTGTTCGAGCCCCTGTGGCGGCGCGAAACCATTGCCAACATCCAGATCACCATCGCCGAAGAACTGGGCGTGGAAACCCGCGGCGCCTTCTACGACCAGACGGGCGCCCTGCGCGACATGGTGCAAAACCATGCCCTGCAATTGCTGTGCGCCATTGGCATGGAGCCGCCCATCAACGCCAGCGCCAACGCCATTCGCGACGAGAAACTCAAGGTGCTGCAATCGCTCAAGCCCTGGAGCCCCGACACCATCGGCCAGCATGTGGTGCGGGGGCAATATGCCGCCGGCACGCGCCAGGGCCAGGCCGTTGCGGGTTATTTGCAGGAAAGCGGCGTTGCCCCGGGCAGCACCACAGAGACCTTTGTGGCCCTGCGCACCGAAATTTCCAACTGGCGCTGGGCGGGCGTGCCATTTTTCATCCGCACCGGCAAACGCCTGGCGGGCCGCAACGCCCACATTGTGGTCAATTTCCGGCCCGTGCCCCACCCGATCTTCAAGACCCCGGCGGGCGCCGCCAACCGCCTGGTCATCAACCTGCAGCCCAAGGACGGGCTGGAGTTGCACCTGCTGGCCCAGGGCGCCGCGCAGCACCAGACCGAACCCGCGCTGGCGCCAGTGCACCTCAACCTCGACTTTGACCAGCGCTTTGGCACCGAACGCGTGGGCGCCTACGAGCGCCTGCTGCTGGACGTGATCGCAGGCCGGCTGAACCTGTTTGTGCGCAGTGACGAGCAGGAGGAGGCCTGGCGCTGGGTGGAGCCCATTCTGGCGCACTGGCGCACCGATCCGCACGGACCGCGGCCCTATGCAGCCGGCAGCTGGGGCCCCAGCGCCGCCAGCGCCATGATCGCGCGCGACGGCTTTTGCTGGAGCGAGGAAGTCTGA
- a CDS encoding beta-ketoacyl-ACP synthase III, whose translation MHSVVISGTGIYQPPHTITNAELVEAFNRYVDQENARLADEIAAGVREPLTYSSVEFIEKASGIKQRYVLEKTGVLDPSRMYPRFTERSDDQLSLMAEIAVDAARKALDAAGKTGDQIDAVLCSAANMQRAYPAMAIEIQQALGAGGYGFDMNVACSSATFAIEQAVNAVRTGSAKCVLVVNPEITSGHHEWRDRDCHFIFGDVCTAVIVERADCATSADQWEVLGTKLATQFSNSIRNNFGFLNRCEDSDPNARDKTFRQEGRKVFKEVVPLAAAHIEAHLAALEQAPTAVRRYWLHQANHGMNQLVIKKLVGADAGADVAPLILDEFANTASAGSIIAFHKHRDDLAAGDLGVICSFGAGYSIGSVVVRKR comes from the coding sequence ATGCACTCAGTTGTCATCAGCGGAACCGGCATTTACCAGCCCCCGCACACCATCACCAATGCCGAGCTGGTTGAAGCCTTCAACCGCTATGTGGACCAGGAAAACGCGCGCCTTGCTGACGAAATCGCCGCCGGCGTGCGCGAGCCGTTGACCTATTCCAGCGTCGAATTCATCGAAAAGGCCTCCGGCATCAAGCAGCGCTATGTGCTGGAGAAAACCGGTGTGCTGGACCCTTCACGCATGTACCCACGCTTTACCGAGCGGTCCGACGATCAGCTGTCGCTGATGGCCGAGATTGCCGTGGACGCTGCGCGCAAGGCGCTGGATGCCGCTGGCAAGACCGGCGACCAGATCGATGCCGTGCTGTGCTCGGCGGCCAACATGCAGCGCGCCTACCCGGCCATGGCCATCGAGATCCAGCAGGCCTTGGGTGCGGGCGGCTATGGGTTTGACATGAATGTGGCCTGCTCGTCGGCCACCTTTGCCATCGAGCAGGCCGTCAACGCCGTGCGCACCGGCAGCGCCAAGTGCGTGCTGGTGGTCAACCCCGAGATCACCTCGGGCCACCACGAATGGCGCGACCGTGATTGCCATTTCATCTTTGGCGATGTCTGCACGGCGGTAATTGTCGAGCGGGCCGACTGCGCCACCTCGGCCGACCAGTGGGAAGTGCTGGGCACCAAGTTGGCCACCCAGTTCTCCAACAGCATCCGCAACAACTTCGGCTTTCTCAACCGCTGCGAGGACAGCGACCCGAACGCGCGCGACAAGACCTTCCGCCAGGAGGGCCGCAAAGTGTTCAAGGAAGTGGTGCCGCTGGCTGCCGCCCACATCGAGGCCCATCTGGCCGCGCTGGAGCAGGCACCGACGGCCGTGCGCCGCTATTGGCTGCACCAGGCCAATCATGGAATGAACCAGCTGGTCATCAAGAAATTGGTGGGCGCGGATGCGGGTGCTGACGTGGCTCCCCTGATCCTGGACGAGTTCGCCAACACCGCATCGGCGGGCTCCATCATTGCGTTTCACAAGCACCGGGACGACCTGGCTGCCGGTGATCTGGGCGTGATCTGCTCCTTTGGCGCGGGCTATTCCATCGGTAGCGTGGTGGTTCGCAAGCGCTGA
- the tal gene encoding transaldolase, which yields MNQLDALKQFTTVVADTGDFKQLAQFQPQDATTNPSLILKAVQKPEYAPLLQSTVAQWKDRPMDEVIDRLLVRFGCEILATIPGRVSTEVDARLSFDTSATVTRAERIIELYQAQGIHIDRVLIKVAATWEGIKAAEKLERRGIHTNLTLLFSFCQAVACGQAKVQLISPFVGRIYDWYKKQAGASWDEAARSGANDPGVQSVTQIYNHYKHFGIATEVMGASFRNIGQITALAGCDLLTIAPELLAQLAASEAPLQPALNAEAARTMPLPAVQFDESGFRFALNEDAMATEKLAEGIRSFAADAVKLEKLIQAA from the coding sequence ATGAATCAGCTTGACGCCCTCAAACAGTTCACCACCGTGGTCGCCGATACCGGCGACTTCAAGCAGCTGGCGCAATTCCAGCCCCAGGATGCGACCACCAACCCGTCGCTGATCCTCAAGGCCGTGCAAAAGCCCGAATACGCGCCTTTGCTGCAGTCCACCGTGGCCCAATGGAAAGATCGCCCCATGGATGAGGTGATCGACCGCCTGCTGGTGCGCTTTGGCTGCGAGATTCTGGCCACCATTCCGGGGCGGGTGTCCACCGAAGTGGATGCGCGCCTGAGCTTTGACACCAGCGCCACCGTCACGCGGGCGGAGCGGATCATCGAGCTGTACCAGGCGCAGGGCATTCACATCGACCGGGTGCTCATCAAGGTGGCGGCCACCTGGGAAGGCATCAAGGCCGCAGAAAAGCTGGAACGGCGCGGCATTCACACCAACCTCACGCTGCTGTTCTCGTTTTGCCAGGCGGTTGCCTGCGGGCAGGCCAAGGTGCAATTGATTTCGCCGTTTGTCGGGCGCATCTACGACTGGTACAAAAAACAGGCCGGTGCCAGCTGGGACGAGGCCGCGCGCAGCGGCGCCAACGACCCGGGCGTGCAATCGGTCACCCAGATCTACAACCACTACAAGCATTTCGGCATTGCCACCGAGGTGATGGGCGCGAGCTTTCGCAACATTGGCCAGATTACCGCGCTGGCCGGCTGCGACCTGCTGACCATCGCCCCCGAGCTGCTGGCACAGCTCGCGGCCTCGGAGGCTCCCTTGCAACCGGCGCTCAATGCCGAGGCAGCCCGCACCATGCCGCTGCCTGCGGTTCAGTTCGACGAATCGGGTTTCCGCTTTGCGCTGAATGAAGACGCCATGGCCACCGAAAAGCTGGCCGAGGGCATCCGCAGCTTTGCAGCAGATGCCGTGAAGCTGGAAAAACTCATCCAGGCGGCCTGA
- a CDS encoding MurR/RpiR family transcriptional regulator gives MLDRITASLPSLAPAEQRVGRLVLEDARAFARLPVRELAARALVSKPTVVRFCRSMGYDGLADFKLKLAGSVSEGVPFIHRSVDADDKTGDVLVKVVDNAVAAFLQYRNAASTVAIERAAEAITSTWKAGKRIEFYGAGNSGFVAQDAQHKFFRLGVTSIATSDGHIQVMSATLLGPGDCAVIISNSGRTRDLMDAADIARKNGATTIAITASGSPLVTACAIHLAADHPEGYDRYSPMVSRLLHLLVIDVLATCVALRIGPSLQPVLQQIKDNLRAKRYT, from the coding sequence ATGCTGGACCGCATCACCGCCTCCCTGCCTTCCCTGGCCCCCGCCGAGCAGCGCGTGGGCCGTCTGGTGCTGGAGGACGCACGCGCATTTGCCCGCCTTCCGGTGCGCGAGCTGGCCGCGCGCGCGCTGGTCAGCAAGCCCACCGTGGTGCGCTTTTGCCGCAGCATGGGCTACGACGGCCTGGCCGATTTCAAGCTCAAGCTCGCCGGCAGCGTGAGCGAAGGCGTGCCCTTCATTCACCGCAGCGTGGACGCCGACGACAAAACCGGCGATGTGCTGGTCAAGGTGGTGGACAACGCGGTGGCCGCCTTTTTGCAATACCGCAACGCCGCCAGCACGGTGGCCATCGAACGCGCCGCCGAGGCCATCACCAGCACCTGGAAAGCGGGCAAGCGCATCGAGTTTTATGGCGCGGGCAATTCCGGCTTCGTGGCGCAGGATGCGCAGCACAAGTTCTTTCGCCTGGGCGTGACATCCATCGCCACCAGCGACGGCCATATCCAGGTAATGAGCGCCACCCTGCTCGGCCCGGGCGACTGCGCGGTGATTATCTCCAACTCGGGCCGCACGCGCGACCTGATGGACGCGGCAGACATCGCGCGCAAGAACGGCGCCACCACCATTGCCATCACCGCCAGCGGCTCGCCCCTGGTAACCGCCTGCGCCATCCACCTGGCCGCCGACCACCCCGAGGGCTACGACCGCTACAGCCCCATGGTGTCGCGCCTGCTGCACCTGCTGGTGATTGACGTGCTGGCCACGTGCGTGGCGCTGCGCATCGGACCATCGCTGCAACCGGTGCTGCAGCAGATAAAGGACAACCTGCGCGCCAAGCGCTATACCTGA
- a CDS encoding Bug family tripartite tricarboxylate transporter substrate binding protein, translated as MSVKLSRRTLVQAGTAALASVALPSLAQTAWPSKPIKIIVPYTAGGFTDQMARLLQVGLQKQLGQPVVIDNKPGANSIIGVDAVAKSAPDGHTFGVVIPAFTANTTLYPKLPYNARKDLVGVSLMGVSPLVAAVSGNAPFKNTKELVAYARANPGKVSFASSGSGSAAHLTSELLKTLTKTYMVHIPYRGASPALADLLGGQVPLFLDPPPNLIQPAKAGRIHLIGVASEKRLPILPDVPTFVEQGIPGMLGSTWASMIAPAGTPRDIVKRMSEAVNQIIHSEETRAKLETMGTFAEGTTPEACDAFLASETTKWGKVISDAGVKLD; from the coding sequence ATGAGCGTGAAACTTTCCCGCCGCACCCTGGTGCAGGCCGGCACCGCCGCACTGGCCAGCGTGGCCCTGCCATCGCTGGCGCAAACGGCCTGGCCGAGCAAGCCGATCAAGATCATCGTGCCCTACACGGCCGGTGGCTTTACCGACCAGATGGCGCGCCTGCTGCAGGTGGGCCTGCAAAAGCAGCTGGGTCAGCCCGTGGTGATCGACAACAAGCCCGGTGCCAACAGCATCATCGGTGTCGATGCGGTGGCCAAATCGGCGCCCGACGGGCACACCTTTGGTGTCGTGATTCCGGCCTTCACGGCCAACACCACGCTCTACCCCAAGCTGCCCTACAACGCACGCAAGGATCTGGTGGGCGTTTCATTGATGGGCGTGTCGCCCCTGGTGGCGGCGGTGTCTGGCAATGCGCCGTTCAAGAACACCAAGGAGCTGGTGGCCTACGCCAGGGCCAACCCCGGCAAGGTGAGCTTTGCCTCGTCGGGCAGCGGCTCGGCGGCGCACCTGACCAGCGAGTTGCTCAAGACGCTGACCAAGACCTACATGGTCCACATACCGTACCGGGGTGCGTCGCCCGCGCTGGCCGATCTGCTGGGCGGCCAGGTGCCGCTGTTCCTCGACCCGCCACCCAACCTGATCCAGCCCGCCAAGGCCGGTCGCATCCACCTCATCGGTGTGGCCAGCGAAAAGCGCCTGCCCATCCTGCCCGATGTGCCGACCTTCGTGGAGCAGGGCATTCCCGGCATGCTGGGCAGCACCTGGGCCAGCATGATTGCCCCGGCAGGCACACCGCGCGACATCGTCAAGCGCATGTCGGAGGCAGTGAACCAGATCATCCACAGCGAAGAAACCCGCGCCAAGCTGGAAACCATGGGCACGTTTGCCGAAGGCACCACGCCCGAGGCCTGCGACGCTTTCCTTGCGTCGGAGACCACGAAGTGGGGCAAGGTGATCAGCGATGCCGGGGTGAAGCTGGACTGA
- a CDS encoding electron transfer flavoprotein subunit alpha/FixB family protein: protein MTTLVIAEHDNATIKGATLNTVTAAVACGGDVHVLVAGHNAAAAAQAAAQITGVAKVIHADAPGLEHGLAENVAAQVLAIASNYSHILFPATASGKNVAPRVAAKLDVAQISDITKVVSQDTFERPIYAGNAIATVQSADSVKIITVRTTGFDAAAATGGSAPVETAAATADDGKSKFMGSEIAKSDRPELTAAKIIVSGGRALGSKEKFDEVMTPLADKLGAALGASRAAVDAGYAPNDWQVGQTGKIVAPQLYIAAGISGAIQHLAGMKDSKVIVAINKDPEAPIFSVADYGLEADLFAAVPELVKAL, encoded by the coding sequence ATGACAACTCTCGTTATTGCTGAACACGACAACGCCACCATCAAGGGCGCAACCCTGAACACCGTCACCGCCGCTGTGGCCTGTGGTGGGGATGTGCACGTGCTGGTTGCCGGCCACAACGCAGCCGCCGCCGCACAGGCAGCCGCCCAGATCACCGGCGTTGCCAAGGTCATCCACGCCGACGCACCCGGCCTGGAACACGGCCTGGCAGAAAACGTTGCCGCGCAAGTACTGGCCATCGCATCCAACTACAGCCACATCCTGTTCCCGGCCACCGCCAGCGGCAAGAACGTGGCCCCCCGCGTGGCCGCCAAGCTCGACGTGGCCCAGATCAGCGACATCACCAAAGTGGTGAGCCAAGACACCTTCGAGCGCCCCATCTACGCCGGCAACGCCATTGCCACCGTGCAAAGCGCAGACAGCGTCAAGATCATCACCGTGCGCACCACTGGCTTTGACGCCGCCGCCGCCACGGGAGGCAGCGCACCAGTGGAAACCGCCGCTGCCACGGCCGACGACGGCAAGAGCAAGTTCATGGGCAGCGAAATCGCCAAGAGCGACCGGCCCGAACTCACCGCCGCCAAGATCATCGTCTCCGGCGGCCGCGCCCTGGGCAGCAAGGAAAAGTTCGACGAAGTCATGACCCCGCTGGCCGACAAGCTCGGTGCAGCTCTGGGCGCCAGCCGCGCTGCAGTGGACGCGGGCTACGCGCCCAACGACTGGCAAGTGGGCCAGACCGGCAAGATCGTGGCGCCGCAGCTGTACATCGCAGCGGGCATCTCGGGTGCGATCCAGCACCTGGCGGGCATGAAGGACTCCAAGGTGATCGTGGCGATCAACAAGGACCCCGAGGCGCCGATCTTCAGCGTGGCCGACTATGGGCTGGAGGCGGACCTGTTTGCGGCCGTGCCGGAACTGGTCAAGGCGCTGTAA
- a CDS encoding electron transfer flavoprotein subunit beta/FixA family protein: protein MKILVPVKRVVDYNVKVRVKSDGSGVDTANVKMSMNPFDEIAVEEAVRLKEKGLVTEVIAVSCGVAQCQETLRTAMAIGADRAILVETDADLQPLAVAKLLKALIDKEQPSLVILGKQAIDDDANQTGQMLAALADLPQATFASKVELSADSVSVTREVDGGLETLALSLPAVITTDLRLNEPRYVTLPNIMKAKKKQLDTMKPEDLGVDVAPRLKTLKVTEPAKRGAGIKVADVAALVDKLKNEAKVI from the coding sequence ATGAAAATTCTTGTCCCTGTCAAACGCGTGGTGGACTACAACGTGAAAGTCCGCGTCAAATCGGACGGCAGCGGTGTGGACACAGCCAACGTCAAGATGAGCATGAACCCCTTTGACGAAATCGCCGTCGAAGAAGCCGTGCGCCTGAAAGAAAAAGGCCTGGTGACCGAAGTCATCGCCGTCAGCTGCGGCGTGGCCCAGTGCCAGGAAACCCTGCGCACCGCCATGGCCATCGGCGCCGACCGCGCCATCCTGGTGGAAACCGACGCCGACCTGCAGCCGCTGGCCGTGGCCAAGCTCTTGAAGGCGCTGATCGACAAGGAGCAGCCATCGCTCGTGATTCTGGGCAAACAAGCCATCGACGACGACGCCAACCAGACCGGCCAGATGCTCGCCGCATTGGCCGACCTGCCCCAGGCCACGTTCGCCAGCAAAGTCGAACTCTCGGCGGACAGCGTCAGCGTCACCCGCGAAGTCGACGGCGGCCTGGAAACCCTGGCATTGAGCCTGCCTGCCGTCATCACCACCGACCTGCGCCTGAACGAGCCCCGCTACGTCACCTTGCCCAACATCATGAAGGCCAAGAAAAAGCAGCTGGACACCATGAAGCCCGAAGACCTTGGCGTGGACGTGGCCCCGCGCCTGAAGACCCTCAAGGTGACCGAGCCCGCCAAACGTGGTGCCGGCATCAAGGTGGCCGACGTCGCTGCCCTGGTCGACAAACTCAAGAACGAAGCAAAAGTTATTTGA
- a CDS encoding NAD(P)H-dependent flavin oxidoreductase produces the protein MKTRITELFGIVHPIIQGGMHHVGLAELAAAVSNAGGLGIITGLTQRTPELLAREIARCRAMTDKPFGVNLTFLPSVNPPDYPGYVKAIIDGGVKVVETAGNNPQKWLPALKEAGIKVIHKCTSVRHALKAEAIGCDAISVDGFECGGHPGEDDVPNFILLPRAAEALKIPFVASGGMADGRSLVAALALGAEGINMGTRFIATQEAPVHDNVKRAIVAASELDTRLVMRPLRNTERVLTNGAAERLLQKERELGAAITFADIAPEVAGVYPRIMQDGDMEAGVWSCGMVAGLIHDVPTVQQLIDSIMAQADALISERLAGLLRPAA, from the coding sequence ATGAAGACACGCATTACCGAGCTGTTTGGCATAGTGCACCCCATCATCCAGGGCGGCATGCACCATGTCGGCCTGGCCGAGCTGGCTGCGGCGGTCTCCAACGCGGGCGGCCTGGGGATCATCACCGGCCTCACGCAGCGCACACCCGAGCTGCTGGCGCGCGAGATTGCGCGCTGCCGCGCCATGACCGACAAGCCCTTCGGCGTCAACCTGACCTTTTTGCCATCGGTCAACCCGCCCGACTACCCCGGCTACGTGAAAGCCATCATCGATGGCGGCGTGAAAGTGGTCGAGACAGCGGGCAACAACCCGCAAAAATGGCTGCCTGCGCTCAAGGAGGCGGGCATCAAGGTCATCCACAAGTGCACCTCGGTGCGCCACGCGCTCAAGGCCGAGGCCATTGGCTGCGACGCCATCAGCGTCGATGGCTTTGAATGCGGTGGCCATCCGGGCGAGGACGATGTGCCCAACTTCATCCTGTTGCCGCGTGCGGCAGAGGCGTTGAAGATTCCCTTTGTCGCCTCGGGCGGCATGGCCGATGGCCGCTCGCTGGTGGCCGCGCTGGCGCTGGGCGCCGAGGGCATCAACATGGGCACACGCTTCATTGCCACACAAGAGGCGCCCGTGCACGACAACGTCAAGCGCGCCATCGTGGCGGCCAGCGAGCTCGACACCCGCCTGGTCATGCGCCCGCTGCGCAACACCGAGCGCGTGCTGACCAATGGTGCCGCCGAGCGCCTGCTGCAAAAAGAGCGCGAACTGGGCGCGGCCATCACCTTCGCGGACATTGCGCCCGAAGTGGCGGGTGTCTATCCGCGCATCATGCAGGATGGCGACATGGAGGCGGGCGTCTGGTCGTGCGGCATGGTGGCTGGCTTGATCCACGACGTGCCCACCGTGCAGCAATTGATCGACTCCATCATGGCCCAGGCCGATGCGCTCATCAGCGAACGCCTGGCCGGGCTGCTGCGCCCGGCGGCCTAG